The following are from one region of the Thermoproteus uzoniensis 768-20 genome:
- a CDS encoding ATP-binding protein, with protein sequence MIDIALTALVSLALATYIWRDDEVFVGLGSGGLVYLPLDKHITIIGPTRSGKTTLAKKIASRSGKKVVVMDWNGEYSLGLKINASKLKLDISNINKKILAELIGISLNLNEPSIYFLYRSIKDQEVKRPKDLLTAIDSYLTTTKSETEMKAAILRRLEYILDALDKGRIPLDFIIKYNKNITIDLSSLSLVEEKILIISLILTFIYNKFRNMSITKNIKLILIVDEAQNILNLNIIRHIITEMAKYGIRVVLVTNILPPPDVMAHTNIILVKPHISYNFKVNNSSIIINDKIIKIYKFI encoded by the coding sequence ATGATCGACATAGCCCTCACGGCGCTCGTATCGCTGGCTCTCGCTACATACATCTGGAGAGACGACGAGGTGTTCGTAGGCCTCGGCTCCGGCGGCCTCGTCTATCTGCCTCTCGACAAACATATAACCATAATAGGGCCCACCCGATCGGGCAAGACTACCCTCGCCAAGAAGATAGCAAGCCGTAGCGGAAAGAAGGTCGTCGTGATGGACTGGAACGGCGAGTACAGCCTAGGCCTTAAGATAAATGCCTCTAAATTAAAACTAGATATATCAAATATAAATAAGAAAATCTTAGCAGAATTAATTGGTATATCATTAAATCTAAATGAGCCATCTATTTACTTTCTATATAGATCTATAAAGGATCAAGAGGTTAAGCGGCCGAAAGATCTGCTGACGGCGATAGATTCGTATCTGACAACCACGAAGAGCGAGACTGAAATGAAGGCGGCCATACTACGTAGGCTTGAGTACATTCTCGATGCATTAGACAAAGGAAGAATTCCACTTGATTTTATTATTAAGTACAATAAAAATATAACAATTGATTTATCTAGTCTATCATTAGTTGAGGAGAAGATTCTAATAATATCATTAATTCTGACCTTTATATACAATAAATTTAGAAATATGTCTATTACAAAAAATATAAAATTAATATTAATAGTCGATGAAGCTCAAAATATTTTAAATCTAAATATCATAAGGCACATAATTACTGAAATGGCCAAATACGGCATTAGAGTTGTTCTGGTCACCAATATACTGCCGCCACCGGATGTAATGGCGCATACAAACATTATACTCGTTAAACCACATATATCGTATAACTTTAAAGTGAATAATTCATCTATTATAATAAATGATAAAATTATAAAAATTTATAAATTTATTTAA
- a CDS encoding M48 family metallopeptidase, which translates to MYIDLSDQWRRLGLGSRLEVRDGVILADGEIIEVNRPKLRSLRARAAYLLYLRELARDDRYNVAIIGAWKSGKLIEPPEIKVNPLFLFLPFLISMPPALLVHHLSLQLVVGISAIIASYIALFLYLKSKCIKVDYITIIKTKYKDLNFLKKNKKEILENPAILGEYEAYHFKARGICVVKDRTANAMSFETPFGSIILATTGLLARLKPEEIEAALKHEEGHIRLHHMYKILLFLISEFILRIYLINYIYANISLYLIGIHLIGASLLYTALIRLYEYEADRYAGSRHLATGLLKVGWNEVVEEVLYPAYSRLKFLVKTHPNTLDRVLRIWTW; encoded by the coding sequence GTGTATATCGACTTGAGCGACCAGTGGAGGAGGTTGGGCTTGGGCTCGAGACTCGAAGTAAGAGACGGCGTCATATTAGCCGACGGCGAGATCATAGAGGTCAACAGACCAAAGCTCCGTAGCTTGAGGGCACGGGCCGCATATCTCCTATATCTACGAGAGCTCGCGAGAGATGACAGATATAACGTGGCCATAATTGGGGCTTGGAAATCGGGCAAGTTGATCGAGCCACCGGAAATCAAGGTCAACCCCCTATTTCTATTCCTCCCGTTTCTGATCTCCATGCCGCCGGCCCTGCTCGTGCACCATCTGTCTCTACAGCTCGTGGTTGGGATTTCCGCGATTATCGCCAGCTATATCGCTTTATTTCTATATTTAAAAAGTAAATGTATTAAAGTAGATTATATAACTATAATAAAAACTAAATATAAAGATTTAAATTTTCTTAAAAAGAACAAAAAAGAGATTTTAGAAAACCCCGCTATACTTGGCGAATACGAGGCCTACCACTTCAAGGCCAGGGGCATATGCGTGGTCAAGGACCGTACGGCCAACGCCATGTCTTTCGAGACGCCCTTCGGCAGTATTATACTCGCCACCACCGGGCTCCTCGCGAGGCTGAAGCCGGAGGAAATAGAGGCGGCCTTGAAGCATGAGGAAGGCCATATAAGGCTTCACCATATGTATAAAATTCTTTTATTTCTAATAAGTGAATTTATTTTAAGAATATATTTAATTAATTATATATATGCTAATATATCGCTTTATTTAATAGGAATTCATCTAATCGGCGCGTCTCTGCTCTACACGGCATTGATACGCCTCTACGAGTACGAGGCGGATAGATACGCCGGCTCCAGACACCTGGCCACCGGCTTGTTGAAGGTCGGGTGGAACGAGGTCGTCGAGGAGGTATTATATCCGGCCTACTCGCGGCTGAAGTTCTTAGTTAAGACACACCCTAATACGTTGGACAGAGTCCTCAGAATATGGACTTGGTGA
- a CDS encoding sugar phosphate nucleotidyltransferase, with protein MDRVIVLAGGFATRLRPLSYTRPKPLFPVLDKPLIDWIVEGVKGIAPVVVSARYLAHMIRDHISRRWNDVATVVEESRPLGDGGAVAYIADMLSLNGPVLVVNGDVFTDVDYSAVVNAHKKYGGVATIAFVEVPPESVSKYGIAVVDDSMRLRGFVEKPKEPPGGSRLANAGVYVFEAEALKAIPRRRGEVKIAKDLIPALLEKHDIYVYIHRGIWHDIGTPADYLKANFAALDKWGGVAERAGAEITPPVYIAGDVEIGEGASIGPYVVLGSGSRVGKYSRIRNSVLMRGASVEPGSHISGSIIGEESYIGRWARIVDAVIADGVYVRDEVSVGRNSSVGPNREVVEDVPEGSTLP; from the coding sequence ATGGATAGAGTTATCGTCCTTGCAGGCGGTTTTGCCACGAGGCTCAGGCCCCTCAGCTATACCAGGCCCAAGCCCCTCTTCCCCGTGTTGGATAAGCCGCTTATAGACTGGATAGTGGAGGGCGTGAAGGGCATAGCGCCTGTCGTTGTGTCCGCCCGCTACCTCGCCCACATGATCCGCGACCATATCTCGAGGAGGTGGAACGACGTGGCTACCGTGGTCGAGGAGAGTAGGCCGTTGGGAGACGGAGGCGCTGTGGCGTACATAGCCGACATGTTGAGCCTCAACGGCCCGGTGTTGGTGGTCAACGGCGACGTGTTCACCGACGTGGACTATTCAGCCGTCGTGAACGCCCATAAGAAATACGGCGGCGTGGCCACCATAGCCTTCGTCGAGGTGCCGCCGGAGAGCGTGAGCAAATACGGCATAGCCGTGGTCGACGACTCCATGAGGCTAAGAGGCTTCGTGGAGAAGCCGAAGGAGCCGCCGGGAGGTAGCCGGCTCGCCAACGCAGGAGTCTACGTCTTCGAGGCGGAGGCCCTTAAGGCCATACCTAGAAGGAGAGGCGAGGTCAAGATAGCGAAGGACCTCATACCGGCTCTCCTGGAGAAACACGATATATATGTCTATATACATAGAGGGATCTGGCACGACATAGGGACCCCTGCCGACTATCTGAAGGCCAACTTCGCGGCGCTCGACAAGTGGGGAGGCGTAGCCGAGAGGGCAGGCGCGGAGATCACGCCGCCTGTCTATATTGCCGGAGACGTAGAGATAGGCGAGGGCGCCTCCATAGGCCCCTACGTGGTGTTGGGGTCGGGCTCCAGAGTGGGCAAATATTCCAGAATAAGGAACAGCGTGTTGATGAGGGGAGCGTCGGTGGAGCCGGGCTCCCACATATCGGGTAGCATAATAGGCGAGGAGAGCTATATAGGGAGGTGGGCCCGCATAGTCGACGCTGTGATAGCCGACGGCGTCTACGTCAGAGACGAGGTGTCGGTCGGGAGGAACTCGTCAGTGGGCCCCAACAGAGAAGTCGTGGAGGACGTGCCGGAGGGCTCCACTCTGCCCTGA
- a CDS encoding HIT family protein translates to MGAFRVVLTPWRYKYIVSGENKKGCFFCEYIGRPEADGENLVFYRGRYSIGLLNKYPYMWGHVMVAPYKHVGDLDELTDEELAGLLREAYMVKSAVMAATGCEDVLMGINVGRAAGAGVEAHLHIHIIPRCREIDPNTPPEELDRLLRRYRDELARLWS, encoded by the coding sequence GTGGGAGCGTTCCGGGTGGTGCTGACGCCGTGGAGGTACAAGTACATCGTCTCCGGGGAGAACAAGAAGGGGTGCTTCTTCTGCGAATACATAGGGAGGCCCGAGGCCGACGGGGAGAACCTCGTGTTTTATAGAGGCAGATACTCCATAGGTCTGCTGAATAAATACCCCTATATGTGGGGACACGTGATGGTGGCCCCCTACAAGCACGTGGGCGATCTGGACGAGCTTACAGACGAGGAGCTGGCCGGCTTGTTGAGGGAGGCCTATATGGTGAAGAGCGCGGTTATGGCGGCGACGGGTTGCGAGGATGTGTTGATGGGGATAAACGTGGGCAGGGCGGCCGGCGCAGGCGTCGAGGCGCACCTCCACATACACATAATCCCCAGATGCAGAGAGATAGACCCCAACACGCCTCCGGAGGAGCTGGACAGATTGTTGAGGCGGTATAGGGACGAGCTGGCGAGGTTATGGAGCTGA
- a CDS encoding ATP-binding protein — MELRRLCARNFRALDRCVDLEGHALLFGPPNSGKTSLLEALSMLMQSRGEQWILFEGPLLIVHEAEDIHRGGDTSTPFTIEAHWALEGGVYGYSYSYATKGGYVEQAIYENFQQLIRVAKSGQRGRVVYPEGLDVELCTAPYAVLNEDVLIPCGPVDDERFRKAERILLDLRVGLKDAYYFISGRRLAAWKYTYETHVDLLPATSVGPEGQYTAHQISRILSQPQFEPLRDHLYGLLKAAKIDDVRVGLVSTGRIAMYVKAGGMWTNAYNVGNFTKAVLPVLTQLILSNEGSVVAVDDADLAVPDNYAEELLATYLSLARKKRLQLIATAKSDAFRKAAEKLGISVVEL, encoded by the coding sequence ATGGAGCTGAGGAGGCTCTGCGCCCGGAATTTCAGGGCGTTGGACCGTTGCGTGGATCTGGAAGGCCACGCCCTCCTCTTCGGGCCGCCGAATTCCGGCAAGACGTCGCTCCTCGAGGCGCTCTCTATGCTGATGCAGAGCAGGGGGGAGCAGTGGATATTGTTCGAGGGGCCTTTGTTGATAGTACACGAGGCGGAGGACATCCACAGAGGCGGCGATACCTCGACGCCGTTTACCATAGAGGCGCATTGGGCCCTCGAAGGCGGGGTGTACGGCTACAGCTACTCCTACGCCACGAAGGGCGGATACGTCGAGCAGGCGATCTACGAGAACTTTCAACAGTTGATACGCGTAGCGAAGAGCGGCCAGAGGGGCAGAGTGGTATATCCCGAGGGCCTCGACGTGGAGCTCTGCACCGCGCCCTACGCTGTGTTGAACGAGGACGTCCTAATACCCTGCGGGCCTGTCGACGACGAGAGGTTCAGGAAAGCCGAGAGGATCTTGCTGGATCTGAGAGTCGGGCTGAAAGACGCCTACTATTTCATAAGCGGCAGGAGACTGGCCGCCTGGAAATACACCTACGAGACTCATGTGGACCTCTTGCCGGCCACAAGCGTGGGGCCCGAAGGCCAGTACACGGCCCACCAAATCTCGCGCATACTATCCCAGCCCCAGTTCGAGCCCCTCAGAGACCACCTCTACGGCCTCCTCAAGGCGGCCAAAATAGACGACGTGAGGGTCGGGCTCGTGTCGACGGGGAGGATCGCCATGTACGTCAAGGCAGGCGGCATGTGGACAAACGCCTACAATGTCGGCAACTTTACCAAGGCCGTTCTGCCGGTCTTGACCCAGCTGATACTCTCCAACGAGGGCAGCGTCGTGGCCGTGGACGACGCCGATCTCGCCGTGCCCGACAACTACGCCGAGGAGCTCTTGGCGACCTACCTGAGCCTGGCTAGGAAGAAGCGGCTCCAGCTCATCGCGACGGCGAAGTCCGACGCGTTCAGGAAAGCCGCCGAGAAGTTGGGGATATCCGTCGTGGAGCTTTGA
- a CDS encoding PIN domain-containing protein yields the protein MRLVVDTSSFLYVVERRVGVDVLAEHTLFTTYAVLEELQTLAGRSRKARVALKLVRVLAPFVVGERGPADRSIVEAARRVGGAVLSGDSEIVERARRGGLAVVLFHDRELVAL from the coding sequence TTGAGGCTGGTCGTCGACACGTCGTCGTTTCTATACGTCGTCGAGCGGAGGGTGGGCGTCGACGTGCTGGCCGAGCACACGCTCTTCACCACCTACGCCGTTCTGGAGGAGCTACAGACTCTAGCTGGCAGAAGCCGGAAGGCGAGGGTGGCTCTCAAACTAGTGCGGGTGTTGGCCCCCTTCGTGGTCGGCGAGAGGGGCCCCGCAGATAGGTCGATCGTGGAGGCCGCCAGACGCGTGGGCGGCGCCGTGCTGTCGGGCGACTCGGAGATCGTGGAGAGGGCGAGGAGGGGCGGGCTCGCGGTGGTCCTATTCCACGATAGGGAGTTGGTAGCGCTTTAA
- a CDS encoding DNA-directed RNA polymerase, translating into MPFRLIEAEDYVRINPSEFGKPLEDVALAQLRARYEGKSFRDLGFVVAVLGAKVAREGVILFGDGATYHRAVFDLLTYVPLDGEVVYGIVESAREVGVMVRIGPVLGFINKIHLMEEPNILFDASTKSFIGERSKRKVGVGDMVRARITGVSYVAQKEGLDLAVRITMTMRGPGLGKLEWLKEKKGKKP; encoded by the coding sequence ATGCCTTTCCGTCTAATTGAGGCTGAGGACTACGTCAGGATCAACCCGTCGGAGTTCGGCAAGCCGCTTGAGGACGTCGCCCTGGCCCAGTTGAGGGCGAGGTACGAGGGGAAGTCCTTCAGGGATCTGGGCTTCGTGGTGGCCGTGCTGGGCGCCAAGGTCGCGAGAGAGGGCGTCATACTATTCGGCGACGGCGCCACGTACCACAGAGCCGTGTTCGATTTGTTGACCTACGTGCCCCTAGACGGGGAGGTTGTCTACGGCATAGTGGAGTCGGCCCGCGAGGTGGGCGTCATGGTGCGCATAGGCCCCGTCCTAGGCTTCATAAACAAGATCCACCTCATGGAGGAGCCCAATATATTGTTCGACGCGAGCACGAAGAGCTTTATAGGCGAGAGGAGCAAGAGGAAGGTTGGGGTGGGGGATATGGTGAGGGCCCGCATCACCGGCGTCTCCTACGTCGCCCAGAAGGAGGGCCTCGACCTCGCCGTGAGGATCACCATGACCATGCGCGGCCCCGGCCTCGGGAAGCTTGAGTGGCTCAAGGAGAAGAAAGGGAAGAAGCCATGA
- the spt4 gene encoding transcription elongation factor subunit Spt4 codes for MSRAKKTLSGYKACKNCKLIVPEDAAQCPNCGSTEFVNNWRGMLAVLDPEKSCIAKRLGISKPGVYALELVEE; via the coding sequence ATGAGCCGCGCCAAGAAGACCCTGTCGGGCTACAAGGCCTGCAAGAACTGCAAGCTGATAGTGCCCGAGGACGCAGCGCAATGCCCCAACTGCGGCTCTACCGAGTTCGTCAACAACTGGCGCGGCATGTTGGCCGTCCTAGACCCCGAGAAGTCCTGCATCGCCAAGCGGCTGGGAATCTCGAAGCCCGGCGTCTACGCCTTGGAGCTCGTCGAGGAGTAG
- the glmS gene encoding glutamine--fructose-6-phosphate transaminase (isomerizing) — MCGIFGITTNAEVSLGALLRRALERLEYRGYDSAGIAVVTPRGVVVRKDAGKVAEVSSKLGFDQIRGRTGVAHTRWATHGKPNQANAHPHVDCTGSIAVVHNGIIENYEELKAELVARGHVFRSETDTEVFAHLMEEYEKAGLTPWEAFKKALSRLRGAYALAVVDSKEPDKIFFARNLSPLIVGLGEGFNVVASDIPTVLEHTKKVLPLRDGEYGYVTPAEVVVEHDGVRVEVGDRVHLIPWSADQALRGGYRHFMLKEIHEQPEALASTVAGLEQRRLSEVAEMLLNAKRVYVVGAGTSYYAGLVFQLGLAEYKIAALPIISSEYATYEGLFDVDDVAIAVSQSGETIDTIKAARSMRERGVKVVAVTNVVASTLARESDAVLYTRAGPEIGVAATKTFTTQVALLAALHAQIGRSLGMDVEPRVEGLKRLPDVARKAIELNEGSAKALAERLKSSQSAYYLSRGLGMPVALEGALKMKEIAYIHAEAYPAGESKHGPIALVESKFPVVFVFSDPSLKDKLLNNVAEMQARDALIIGVAPRGDDVARKLKYVFEVPHLDPLLNAASFVIPLQLLAYYTAVELGRDPDKPRNLAKTVTVE, encoded by the coding sequence GTGTGCGGCATCTTCGGCATAACCACAAACGCCGAGGTGTCCCTCGGCGCCTTGCTACGCAGAGCCTTGGAAAGGCTCGAATATAGGGGTTACGACTCGGCCGGGATCGCGGTGGTGACGCCCCGCGGCGTAGTCGTCAGGAAGGACGCAGGGAAGGTGGCCGAGGTCTCCAGCAAGCTGGGCTTCGACCAGATAAGGGGGAGGACCGGCGTGGCTCACACTAGGTGGGCTACGCACGGGAAGCCCAACCAGGCCAACGCGCATCCGCACGTGGACTGCACCGGCTCCATCGCCGTGGTGCACAACGGCATAATCGAGAACTACGAGGAGCTGAAGGCCGAGCTGGTCGCGAGGGGCCACGTGTTTAGGAGCGAGACCGACACAGAGGTCTTCGCGCACCTTATGGAGGAGTACGAGAAGGCGGGCTTGACCCCTTGGGAGGCCTTCAAGAAGGCCTTGTCGCGGTTGCGGGGGGCCTACGCCCTCGCAGTCGTGGACTCCAAGGAGCCGGACAAGATTTTCTTCGCCCGCAACCTCTCGCCGCTGATCGTGGGCCTCGGCGAGGGCTTCAACGTGGTCGCCAGCGATATACCGACCGTGCTTGAGCACACTAAGAAGGTCCTCCCGCTGAGAGACGGCGAGTACGGCTACGTCACCCCGGCCGAGGTCGTCGTGGAGCACGACGGGGTGAGGGTGGAGGTGGGGGATAGAGTGCACTTAATACCTTGGAGCGCCGACCAGGCACTCAGAGGCGGCTACCGGCATTTCATGTTGAAGGAGATACACGAACAGCCGGAGGCCCTAGCCTCCACTGTGGCCGGCCTCGAACAACGGCGTCTGTCGGAGGTCGCCGAGATGTTGCTGAACGCCAAGAGAGTGTACGTCGTGGGCGCGGGGACGTCGTACTACGCCGGGCTCGTCTTCCAGCTGGGCCTTGCAGAGTACAAGATCGCGGCTCTGCCGATAATCTCCTCGGAGTACGCCACGTACGAGGGGCTTTTCGACGTCGACGACGTGGCCATAGCCGTGTCGCAGTCGGGCGAGACCATAGATACAATAAAGGCCGCCCGGTCCATGAGGGAGAGAGGGGTCAAGGTGGTGGCGGTGACCAACGTGGTGGCGAGCACGTTGGCGAGGGAAAGCGACGCTGTGCTTTACACCAGGGCGGGGCCCGAGATAGGTGTGGCCGCCACCAAGACGTTCACCACGCAGGTGGCCCTCCTGGCCGCGCTCCACGCCCAGATCGGCAGATCGTTGGGTATGGACGTGGAGCCCCGCGTGGAGGGCTTGAAGAGGCTTCCCGACGTCGCGAGGAAGGCCATAGAGCTCAACGAGGGATCCGCCAAGGCGCTCGCCGAGAGGCTGAAGAGCAGCCAAAGCGCGTACTACCTAAGCAGAGGGCTCGGCATGCCGGTCGCGCTCGAGGGGGCCTTGAAGATGAAAGAGATAGCGTATATACACGCCGAGGCCTATCCCGCCGGCGAGTCCAAGCACGGGCCCATAGCGCTGGTCGAGAGCAAGTTCCCCGTGGTGTTCGTCTTCTCCGACCCCTCGCTTAAGGACAAGCTCCTTAACAACGTGGCGGAGATGCAGGCGAGAGATGCGTTGATAATCGGCGTCGCGCCGCGCGGCGACGACGTGGCGAGGAAGCTCAAGTACGTGTTCGAGGTGCCCCACCTGGACCCGTTGCTGAACGCCGCCTCGTTCGTGATACCGCTACAGCTGTTGGCGTACTACACAGCTGTGGAGCTGGGCAGAGATCCAGATAAGCCGCGTAATCTGGCCAAGACGGTCACCGTTGAGTGA
- a CDS encoding NDP-sugar synthase — protein MIVPVVAANEYSELFKSLTGGYIAEVKLGGRPLYRYTADILSEIFGKVYVASKSVEEGRHEVLHVDGNSAEDVVRAAAQLCTVNDKLLVASGSVITERDALRALVEATASAGADGAVLAVPSRARGGLSVAMSGGLLAGIGGEGQLAYGGALLIPCRLARLFEGARLPQALAEAAREARIAVAVWGGRWFRVEEPVDLIEALELVMPNATYIAADAKVSPTAVIEGPVVVEGGAEIDHYAVVKGPAYIGRRAFVGTHALIRNFADIEEGAVVGSGAEITHSLVGPRATVGRGSFVSYSVVGEDAVLEPNVLTKSVLREGRDRLSPIEVRGRELYKLGALIGRGVRVGAGTVLEPGQGFA, from the coding sequence ATGATAGTCCCAGTAGTGGCTGCGAACGAGTACAGCGAGCTCTTCAAGAGCCTCACAGGCGGCTACATAGCCGAAGTTAAGCTGGGCGGGAGGCCCCTATACCGGTACACGGCCGATATCCTGTCGGAGATTTTCGGCAAGGTCTACGTCGCCTCCAAATCGGTAGAGGAGGGGAGACACGAGGTCCTCCACGTCGACGGCAACTCGGCGGAGGATGTCGTGAGGGCCGCGGCCCAGCTGTGCACCGTCAACGACAAGCTACTCGTAGCGTCGGGCTCCGTGATAACAGAGAGGGACGCGTTGAGGGCCTTGGTCGAGGCGACCGCCTCGGCGGGGGCTGACGGCGCCGTCTTGGCGGTGCCCTCGAGAGCCCGAGGTGGTCTATCCGTGGCCATGTCGGGGGGATTGCTTGCCGGGATCGGCGGCGAGGGGCAACTGGCCTACGGAGGCGCTCTGCTAATCCCGTGCCGTCTGGCCAGGCTCTTCGAAGGCGCGAGGCTCCCCCAGGCGCTTGCCGAGGCCGCCAGGGAGGCTAGGATCGCCGTCGCCGTGTGGGGAGGGAGGTGGTTTAGGGTCGAGGAGCCGGTGGACCTAATAGAGGCCTTAGAGCTCGTCATGCCCAACGCCACATACATAGCGGCGGACGCCAAGGTGAGCCCGACCGCAGTCATCGAGGGGCCCGTGGTGGTGGAGGGCGGAGCAGAGATAGATCACTACGCCGTAGTGAAGGGGCCGGCGTATATAGGCAGGCGGGCCTTCGTGGGCACCCACGCCTTGATCAGGAACTTCGCCGATATAGAGGAGGGCGCCGTCGTGGGGAGCGGGGCCGAGATAACGCACAGCCTCGTGGGGCCGCGGGCCACGGTCGGCAGGGGCTCCTTTGTCTCCTACAGCGTCGTGGGGGAGGACGCGGTGCTGGAGCCCAACGTCTTGACTAAATCGGTGTTGAGGGAGGGCAGAGATAGGCTGAGCCCCATAGAGGTGAGAGGCCGCGAGCTTTACAAGCTCGGCGCGTTGATAGGCAGAGGCGTCCGGGTAGGCGCCGGCACCGTGTTGGAGCCCGGCCAGGGGTTCGCATGA
- a CDS encoding acyl-CoA thioesterase — protein sequence MTSISNTEVEVVRLVTPHNVNPIGTLYGGYMLQWLVDAGTIAAMDFSESNVVLGYLDRMHFVSPVKVGDVVKFKAWIVHVRRSSMTALVEAYVKRAEGPSLATIARMIFVKVGADDRPSPVGRALEASEDWERALWSYFSRWRESVEPELKREPTVGDLPAVTHIQVMPEDAVYGDLMYGGRLLYYLDQIAAISAFNYRPGIYVTASLNSINFRRPIYVGDIIAVRSDVDYVGHTSLEVAFEVVAKGLRGERRVASGYFTFVNMAGGRPTPIGQELVKDPDALRRKSQNLAEAKALRTAKLYDDRPAYVSVLERGGSA from the coding sequence ATGACCTCGATCTCCAACACCGAGGTTGAGGTGGTCAGACTGGTCACTCCGCACAACGTGAACCCCATAGGGACGTTATACGGAGGCTATATGCTCCAGTGGCTTGTAGACGCCGGGACTATAGCCGCCATGGACTTCTCCGAGTCCAACGTGGTCTTGGGCTACCTAGACCGCATGCACTTCGTCTCCCCCGTCAAGGTAGGCGACGTGGTCAAGTTCAAGGCCTGGATCGTCCACGTCAGGAGATCCAGCATGACGGCGTTGGTCGAGGCCTACGTGAAGAGGGCCGAGGGGCCCTCGCTGGCCACTATAGCCAGAATGATATTCGTGAAGGTTGGAGCCGACGACAGACCGTCGCCCGTCGGGAGGGCGCTGGAGGCCTCCGAGGACTGGGAGAGGGCCCTCTGGAGCTATTTCTCCAGGTGGAGGGAGTCCGTGGAGCCTGAGCTGAAGCGCGAGCCAACCGTCGGCGATCTCCCCGCGGTAACTCATATCCAGGTAATGCCGGAGGACGCAGTATACGGCGATCTTATGTACGGCGGCAGGCTCCTCTACTATCTAGACCAAATAGCAGCGATATCGGCGTTCAACTATAGACCGGGGATCTACGTGACGGCGAGCTTGAACTCGATAAATTTCAGGAGGCCGATCTACGTAGGCGACATAATTGCTGTCAGGAGCGACGTCGATTACGTCGGCCACACGAGCCTCGAGGTGGCTTTCGAGGTGGTGGCCAAGGGGCTGAGGGGAGAGAGACGCGTAGCCAGCGGCTACTTCACCTTCGTCAACATGGCCGGGGGAAGGCCGACGCCCATAGGGCAGGAGCTTGTCAAGGACCCCGACGCGCTTAGGCGGAAGTCGCAGAACCTCGCTGAGGCGAAGGCCTTAAGGACCGCCAAGCTGTACGACGATAGGCCTGCCTACGTCTCCGTCCTAGAACGCGGAGGGTCGGCCTAG
- the deoC gene encoding deoxyribose-phosphate aldolase, with protein sequence MDLPKTREELARLIDHTILNPAATPKDVERYCREVLEHGFWGVMVNPSYVAYAKSVIGNRAKVMSVVGFPFGATKPALKAAEAEAAMNDGADEVDMVMNIGAFKAGLYEVVEREIRVVASVVHDYGGILKVILETGYLTPEEIAKASSIAVEAGADFVKTSTGYGPRGATVEDVEIMRRAVGDRAGVKAAGGIRTAEQALAMLRAGANRIGSSHGVDIIKTFAP encoded by the coding sequence ATGGATCTCCCCAAGACTAGGGAGGAGCTGGCCCGGCTGATAGACCACACCATACTCAACCCGGCGGCTACTCCAAAAGACGTCGAGAGGTACTGCAGAGAGGTCCTGGAGCACGGCTTCTGGGGCGTGATGGTCAATCCGTCGTATGTCGCGTACGCCAAGAGCGTGATCGGGAACAGGGCTAAGGTAATGTCAGTCGTCGGCTTTCCATTCGGCGCCACTAAGCCTGCGTTGAAGGCGGCGGAGGCCGAGGCCGCCATGAACGACGGGGCCGACGAGGTGGACATGGTCATGAACATAGGCGCATTTAAGGCGGGCCTCTACGAGGTCGTGGAGAGGGAGATAAGGGTCGTCGCCTCGGTCGTGCACGACTACGGCGGCATCCTAAAGGTGATACTGGAAACCGGCTACTTAACGCCGGAGGAGATAGCCAAGGCGTCGTCGATAGCCGTGGAGGCCGGCGCCGACTTCGTCAAGACGAGCACGGGATACGGCCCCCGTGGGGCAACCGTAGAGGACGTCGAGATAATGAGGAGGGCTGTCGGCGATAGGGCCGGCGTCAAGGCTGCTGGCGGCATCAGGACGGCGGAGCAAGCGTTGGCGATGTTAAGGGCAGGCGCCAACAGGATAGGGTCCAGCCACGGGGTGGACATAATCAAGACGTTCGCGCCCTAG